From a single Oreochromis niloticus isolate F11D_XX linkage group LG3, O_niloticus_UMD_NMBU, whole genome shotgun sequence genomic region:
- the LOC102077343 gene encoding polymeric immunoglobulin receptor-like isoform X1, which produces MKILHFLFFCFFSDPARLVKAKHNIWSAAERANGTLSCNLFLSGSTKFFCKEKCVRAEDTLIKTDGSTAQSGRFSIKYEDGASGSGTLLLFFTHLIKSDSGMYRCALGSSSVPDSYYDFEVRVSNDLDKNAGFYRTETEGEKITMACSNNTYGHRKFLCKNQCKNEGEILIDTTNNKSVSGRYEIEYRPGSMYGLYMNIRKLTKSDTGWYLCGYGNPLSPDSYAREYVLVIDDTNPVISTPQGTTQSESVTPGVSTHGPDSSWLLVVRVSLDGVLLMAVFLMLFYISKTRRNFGLNTRENDTNMELSVGYENWDPASKHDESKSSRTKPTLYY; this is translated from the exons ATGAAAATCCtccattttctatttttctgcttcttttcag ATCCAGCTCGGCTCGTCAAGGCAAAACATAATATCTGGTCTGCTGCTGAAAGAGCAAATGGTACACTTAGCTGCAACTTATTTTTGTCTGGAAGCACAAAGTTTTTCTGCAAGGAAAAATGTGTGCGAGCAGAAGATACCCTCATTAAAACAGATGGAAGCACAGCTCAGAGTGGGAGATTCAGCATTAAATATGAAGATGGAGCTTCAGGAAGTGGAACTTTGCTTTTGTTCTTCACACACCTGATCAAGTCTGACTCAGGAATGTACAGGTGTGCTTTGGGAAGCTCTTCTGTTCCAGATTCTTACTATGACTTTGAGGTCAGAGTTTCAAATG ATCTGGATAAAAATGCTGGTTTTTATCGCACCGAAACTGAAGGAGAAAAGATCACAATGGCATGTTCCAACAACACATATGGACACAGGAAGTTCTTATGTAAGAATCAGTGTAAGAATGAAGGGGAGATCCTCATTGACACAACTAATAACAAATCTGTGAGTGGCAGATATGAAATTGAATACAGACCAGGATCCATGTATGGACTGTATATGAACATCAGAAAGCTGACCAAGTCAGACACAGGATGGTACTTGTGTGGGTATGGAAACCCTCTGTCTCCTGATTCATACGCCAGAGAATATGTTCTTGTCATTGATG ATACAAACCCAGTTATTTCCACACCACAAGGAACAACACAGAGTGAAAGTGTCACTCCAGGAGTCTCTACACATGGTCCTGACTCCTCCTGGCTTCTGGTTGTGCGTGTGTCCTTGGATGGTGTTTTGCTGATGGCTGTTTTCCTCATGCTCTTCTACATTAGTAAGACAAGGAGGAACTTTGGACTGAACACCAgagaaaatgacacaaacatgGAG ttATCTGTCGGGTATGAGAACTGGGATCCAGCCTCCAAACATGATGAGTCCAAAAGCAGCAGGACCAAACCTACTCTGTATTATTAA
- the LOC102077343 gene encoding uncharacterized protein LOC102077343 isoform X2, with translation MACSNNTYGHRKFLCKNQCKNEGEILIDTTNNKSVSGRYEIEYRPGSMYGLYMNIRKLTKSDTGWYLCGYGNPLSPDSYAREYVLVIDDTNPVISTPQGTTQSESVTPGVSTHGPDSSWLLVVRVSLDGVLLMAVFLMLFYISKTRRNFGLNTRENDTNMELSVGYENWDPASKHDESKSSRTKPTLYY, from the exons ATGGCATGTTCCAACAACACATATGGACACAGGAAGTTCTTATGTAAGAATCAGTGTAAGAATGAAGGGGAGATCCTCATTGACACAACTAATAACAAATCTGTGAGTGGCAGATATGAAATTGAATACAGACCAGGATCCATGTATGGACTGTATATGAACATCAGAAAGCTGACCAAGTCAGACACAGGATGGTACTTGTGTGGGTATGGAAACCCTCTGTCTCCTGATTCATACGCCAGAGAATATGTTCTTGTCATTGATG ATACAAACCCAGTTATTTCCACACCACAAGGAACAACACAGAGTGAAAGTGTCACTCCAGGAGTCTCTACACATGGTCCTGACTCCTCCTGGCTTCTGGTTGTGCGTGTGTCCTTGGATGGTGTTTTGCTGATGGCTGTTTTCCTCATGCTCTTCTACATTAGTAAGACAAGGAGGAACTTTGGACTGAACACCAgagaaaatgacacaaacatgGAG ttATCTGTCGGGTATGAGAACTGGGATCCAGCCTCCAAACATGATGAGTCCAAAAGCAGCAGGACCAAACCTACTCTGTATTATTAA